In one Actinopolymorpha sp. NPDC004070 genomic region, the following are encoded:
- the mshB gene encoding N-acetyl-1-D-myo-inositol-2-amino-2-deoxy-alpha-D-glucopyranoside deacetylase, giving the protein MADRRILLVHAHPDDETIGNGVTMAKYAAEGAQVTLVTCTRGEEGEVLVPELAHLAADRDDTLGDHREKEMAAAMAELGVTDHRWLGGVGRYRDSGMIGTPANERPECFWRADLCEASDHLVAVIREVRPQVLVTYDEFGGYGHPDHIQAHRVATYAHFLAGAPSYRRDLGDAWSIPKVYWGAMPESMMREGLRRLRDMGETAFEGMDPDGELPRTFVPDELISARIDGNHHVERKLAAMRAHATQIAVDGPFFALSNNLGNQVWGTECYRLVHGRPGPADPATGQENDLFAGVA; this is encoded by the coding sequence ATGGCAGACCGCAGAATCCTGCTCGTGCACGCGCATCCGGACGACGAGACCATCGGCAACGGCGTGACGATGGCGAAGTACGCCGCCGAGGGTGCGCAGGTCACCCTCGTCACCTGCACCAGGGGCGAGGAGGGGGAGGTACTCGTCCCCGAGCTCGCCCACCTGGCCGCCGACCGCGACGACACCCTCGGAGACCACCGGGAGAAGGAAATGGCCGCGGCCATGGCCGAGCTCGGTGTCACCGACCACCGCTGGCTCGGCGGCGTCGGCCGCTACCGCGACTCCGGCATGATCGGGACCCCCGCCAACGAGCGGCCCGAGTGTTTCTGGCGGGCCGACCTGTGCGAGGCGTCCGACCACCTGGTGGCGGTGATCCGCGAGGTTCGTCCGCAGGTGCTGGTCACCTACGACGAGTTCGGCGGGTACGGCCACCCCGACCACATCCAGGCCCACCGGGTGGCGACCTACGCACACTTCCTGGCCGGTGCGCCGTCGTACCGCCGCGACCTCGGCGACGCGTGGAGCATCCCGAAGGTCTACTGGGGTGCGATGCCGGAGTCGATGATGCGCGAGGGGCTGCGCCGGCTGCGCGACATGGGCGAGACGGCGTTCGAGGGCATGGACCCCGACGGCGAGCTGCCGCGGACGTTCGTCCCCGACGAGCTGATCTCGGCTCGCATCGACGGCAACCACCACGTCGAGCGCAAGCTGGCGGCGATGCGGGCGCACGCCACCCAGATCGCGGTCGACGGGCCGTTCTTCGCGCTGTCCAACAACCTCGGCAACCAGGTCTGGGGCACCGAGTGCTACCGCCTGGTGCACGGCCGCCCGGGCCCGGCCGACCCGGCCACCGGCCAGGAGAACGACCTGTTCGCCGGGGTGGCCTGA
- a CDS encoding VanW family protein — translation MRDPGEPGQPTPEPTQYPSAQPDAESGTESGTESGTESTPSRGRVVVLAAVGVLVVLLGGYALLAVTLGGSVPRGTSVGDVDVSGLTRDQAGQRLRTRLLPRADHSFRVAVRDKTYTLTPAEAGLSLDVPATVDAVYVPRTLNPVEVSRALRGGGDVAPVLTVDHARLDAAVARLAKQVRKAGSPGGITFAGGTAKAAEPVVGYRLDTAGSAGRIEQEFLRTDAPIDLPVAEQKPKVGRAEVRRAMREFATPAMSGPVKVRVNDKSFDVSPAEVGAALTMVPGQSGRLTPRLDATVLERRVADRLKGMQIEPKDASVRIFNGRPTVVPATQGQAVPPANLARAVVAALPKTGAERVATVRTEPTDPKFTTKAAQGLGVKQVVGEFTTYYPHAAYRNTNIGRAGELINNRLIKPGETFSLNGIVGERTEANGFAKGFVIVGGRLREDLGGGVSQVATTTYNAAFFAGMQDVEHRPHAFYIDRYPVGREATVYWGYLDLKWRNDTPYGVLVQAVHKRSSPGKKGSITVRLWSTKYWTVKGETSKRYNFREPKIIFDDKDGCVPQDGVRGFDVDVIRKLYRGSTLEKTEKDRVRYSPEDRVTCGPSPTPPPSTKTPTPKPPPDGN, via the coding sequence GTGCGAGACCCGGGCGAACCCGGTCAGCCGACGCCTGAGCCGACCCAGTACCCCTCGGCGCAGCCCGATGCCGAGTCCGGTACGGAGTCCGGCACGGAGTCCGGCACGGAGTCGACACCGAGCCGCGGACGCGTCGTCGTCCTGGCGGCGGTAGGCGTCCTCGTCGTGCTCCTGGGCGGCTACGCCCTGCTCGCGGTCACCCTCGGCGGCAGCGTCCCGCGCGGCACCTCGGTCGGTGATGTCGACGTCAGCGGGCTCACCCGCGACCAGGCCGGTCAGCGGCTGCGGACCCGCCTGCTCCCGAGGGCGGACCACTCGTTCCGGGTTGCCGTGCGGGACAAGACGTACACCCTCACTCCCGCCGAGGCCGGGCTCTCCCTCGACGTGCCCGCGACCGTGGACGCCGTCTACGTCCCCCGCACCCTCAACCCGGTCGAGGTCTCCAGGGCGCTCCGGGGCGGCGGCGACGTCGCGCCCGTGCTCACCGTCGACCACGCCAGGCTGGACGCCGCGGTCGCCCGGCTCGCCAAGCAGGTCCGCAAGGCCGGGAGCCCGGGCGGCATCACGTTCGCCGGCGGCACGGCGAAGGCCGCCGAACCGGTGGTCGGATACCGGCTGGACACCGCGGGGTCGGCCGGCCGCATCGAGCAGGAGTTCCTGCGTACGGACGCGCCGATCGACCTGCCGGTCGCGGAGCAGAAGCCCAAGGTGGGACGGGCGGAGGTACGCCGCGCCATGCGGGAGTTCGCCACCCCCGCGATGTCCGGGCCGGTCAAGGTGCGCGTCAACGACAAGTCGTTCGACGTCTCACCGGCCGAGGTCGGCGCCGCGCTGACGATGGTGCCGGGCCAGTCCGGCCGGCTGACGCCCAGGCTCGACGCGACGGTGCTCGAACGCAGGGTCGCCGACCGGCTGAAGGGCATGCAGATCGAGCCGAAGGACGCCTCGGTACGGATCTTCAACGGCCGCCCGACCGTCGTGCCCGCCACGCAGGGCCAGGCCGTCCCGCCGGCCAACCTCGCGCGCGCCGTGGTGGCCGCGCTGCCGAAGACCGGGGCGGAACGGGTCGCGACCGTCCGGACCGAGCCGACCGACCCGAAGTTCACCACCAAGGCCGCCCAGGGCCTCGGGGTGAAGCAGGTAGTCGGTGAGTTCACGACGTACTACCCGCACGCCGCCTACCGCAACACCAACATCGGCCGGGCCGGCGAGCTGATCAACAACCGGCTCATCAAGCCCGGCGAGACCTTCAGCCTGAACGGCATCGTCGGCGAGCGCACCGAGGCCAACGGCTTCGCCAAGGGGTTCGTGATCGTGGGCGGCCGGCTGCGCGAGGACCTCGGCGGCGGTGTCTCGCAGGTGGCCACCACGACGTACAACGCCGCCTTCTTCGCCGGGATGCAGGACGTCGAGCACCGCCCGCACGCCTTCTACATCGACCGCTACCCCGTGGGCCGCGAGGCCACCGTCTACTGGGGCTACCTCGACCTGAAGTGGCGCAACGACACCCCGTACGGCGTGCTCGTGCAGGCGGTCCACAAGCGGAGCTCGCCCGGCAAGAAGGGCAGCATCACCGTCCGGCTGTGGAGCACGAAGTACTGGACGGTCAAGGGCGAGACCTCGAAGCGCTACAACTTCCGCGAGCCGAAGATCATCTTCGACGACAAGGACGGCTGCGTCCCGCAGGACGGCGTGCGCGGGTTCGACGTGGACGTGATCCGCAAGCTCTACCGCGGCAGCACGCTGGAGAAGACCGAGAAGGACCGCGTGCGCTACAGCCCCGAGGACCGGGTCACCTGCGGCCCCTCGCCGACGCCTCCGCCGTCCACCAAGACGCCGACCCCGAAGCCGCCGCCCGACGGCAACTGA
- the dapC gene encoding succinyldiaminopimelate transaminase, with the protein MRSPLPDFPWDRLIPDKERAAAHQDGIVDLSVGTPVDPTPEVVRAALCDAADAPGYPQTYGTPRLREAAVGYLERRFGLSGLDPDAVLPTVGSKEFVAWLPTMLGLGPGDVVVIPETAYPTYAVGAQIAGCTVVPADSTFALGPEQVKLVWLNSPSNPTGRILPAAHLAKVVAWARERNVLVASDECYAEFGWDEHPVSVLDPEVCGGSHDNLLAVHSLSKRSNLAGYRAGFVTGDSACVQELLAVRKHAGMMVPAPVQAAMIAALSDDTHVDEQRARYAARREVLREAFTAAGFEVDHSEGSLYLWATRGEPCMDTVRWCAELGILVTPGDFYGTAGARHVRVAFTATDERVTAAASRLRGTRDRG; encoded by the coding sequence GTGCGAAGTCCGCTCCCGGACTTTCCCTGGGATCGACTGATTCCCGACAAAGAACGCGCCGCCGCCCATCAGGACGGCATCGTCGACCTTTCCGTCGGCACTCCCGTCGACCCCACCCCGGAGGTCGTCCGCGCCGCCCTGTGCGACGCCGCCGACGCTCCGGGCTATCCGCAGACCTACGGCACGCCCAGGCTCCGGGAGGCCGCGGTCGGCTACCTGGAACGCCGGTTCGGCCTGTCCGGCCTCGACCCGGACGCCGTGCTCCCGACCGTGGGCTCGAAGGAGTTCGTCGCCTGGCTGCCGACCATGCTCGGCCTGGGTCCCGGCGACGTGGTGGTGATCCCGGAGACGGCCTACCCGACGTACGCCGTGGGTGCCCAGATCGCCGGTTGCACCGTCGTTCCGGCCGACTCGACGTTCGCGTTGGGGCCGGAGCAGGTCAAACTCGTGTGGCTCAACTCACCTTCCAACCCCACCGGCCGCATCCTGCCCGCCGCTCACCTGGCCAAGGTCGTCGCCTGGGCGCGGGAGCGGAACGTGCTCGTCGCCTCCGACGAGTGCTACGCGGAGTTCGGCTGGGACGAGCATCCGGTGTCGGTCCTCGACCCGGAGGTGTGCGGCGGCAGCCACGACAACCTGCTGGCCGTCCACTCGCTGTCCAAGCGGTCCAATCTCGCCGGCTACCGCGCGGGCTTCGTCACCGGCGATTCCGCTTGTGTGCAAGAGCTTCTGGCCGTACGGAAGCACGCCGGGATGATGGTGCCGGCCCCTGTCCAGGCGGCGATGATCGCGGCCCTGTCCGACGACACCCACGTCGACGAGCAGCGGGCGAGGTACGCCGCCAGGCGTGAGGTCCTGCGCGAGGCGTTCACCGCTGCGGGGTTCGAGGTCGACCACTCCGAGGGGTCGTTGTACCTCTGGGCCACGCGTGGGGAGCCCTGCATGGACACCGTACGGTGGTGTGCGGAACTGGGCATTCTGGTCACCCCCGGTGATTTCTACGGAACGGCGGGTGCCCGGCATGTCCGGGTAGCGTTCACCGCGACTGACGAAAGGGTCACCGCCGCGGCGAGCCGTCTGCGGGGCACGCGCGATCGCGGGTGA
- the fdxA gene encoding ferredoxin: MTYVIAQPCVDLKDRACVDECPVDCIYEGKRMLYIHPDECVDCGACEPVCPVEAIFYEDDVPDQWKDYYAANVDFFDDLGSPGGAAKTGVIEKDHPLVAALPPQNTEE, from the coding sequence GTGACCTACGTCATCGCACAGCCGTGTGTGGACCTGAAGGACAGGGCGTGTGTGGACGAATGCCCCGTCGACTGCATCTACGAGGGCAAGCGCATGCTCTACATCCACCCGGACGAGTGTGTCGACTGCGGTGCGTGTGAGCCGGTCTGCCCGGTCGAGGCGATCTTCTACGAGGACGATGTGCCCGACCAGTGGAAGGATTACTACGCGGCGAACGTCGACTTCTTCGACGATCTCGGCTCGCCTGGCGGCGCCGCCAAGACCGGGGTGATCGAGAAGGACCACCCGCTCGTCGCGGCCCTGCCGCCGCAGAACACCGAGGAGTGA
- a CDS encoding GNAT family N-acetyltransferase, which produces MPLSPSDVGHRVVVRRRLGVEHGRTVYGDVLGVLESWAGGRLSLRRRDGELVEVAEDDVVAGKPVPAAPARRPRRGPPDAEVADPADHPDPADPADPAGDAPESGAALALVAAWGWPATVTERLGGWLLQAADGFTSRANSVVPAGDPGCSLDDALARVAGFYAAAGLPSRIQVVVGTPLETELVARGWRPRASGKRGFDTTDVRVAPLAEVLSRSGAPAVKVGLGGEPDQAWLDLYGRSGPAARKVVGGGDHVALARLTANAVDDSDGAGDGLVGIGRGVVTGRWLGLSAVEILPAYRRRGLGRAVLAALGTWGRDLGATWVYLQVAADNTGALALYDRLGFRLDHQYRYYGPSE; this is translated from the coding sequence GTGCCACTCTCCCCCTCCGACGTCGGCCACCGGGTCGTCGTCCGCCGCCGGCTCGGCGTCGAGCACGGCCGTACGGTCTACGGCGACGTCCTCGGCGTGCTCGAGTCGTGGGCCGGCGGACGGCTGTCCCTGCGGCGCCGCGACGGCGAGCTCGTCGAGGTGGCCGAGGACGACGTGGTGGCGGGGAAGCCGGTTCCGGCCGCGCCTGCACGCCGTCCGCGGCGCGGCCCGCCGGACGCTGAAGTGGCTGATCCGGCTGATCACCCCGATCCTGCTGATCCCGCCGACCCGGCCGGGGACGCGCCGGAGAGCGGGGCGGCACTGGCGCTGGTCGCCGCGTGGGGCTGGCCCGCGACCGTGACCGAGCGGCTCGGCGGGTGGCTGCTGCAGGCGGCGGACGGCTTCACCAGCCGGGCCAACTCGGTCGTGCCCGCGGGCGACCCGGGCTGCTCCCTGGACGACGCGCTGGCCCGGGTGGCCGGGTTCTACGCCGCCGCCGGCCTCCCGTCCCGGATCCAGGTGGTGGTGGGTACGCCGCTGGAGACCGAGCTGGTCGCCCGGGGCTGGCGGCCGCGGGCCAGCGGCAAACGCGGCTTCGACACCACCGACGTACGCGTCGCGCCGTTGGCCGAGGTGCTCTCCCGTAGCGGCGCACCGGCGGTGAAGGTCGGCCTCGGCGGCGAACCGGACCAGGCGTGGCTGGACCTGTACGGCCGATCGGGCCCGGCCGCCCGGAAGGTCGTCGGCGGCGGCGACCACGTCGCTCTCGCCCGGCTCACCGCCAACGCGGTGGACGACTCCGACGGGGCCGGGGACGGGCTGGTGGGGATCGGCCGCGGCGTGGTGACCGGCCGGTGGCTCGGCCTCAGCGCGGTCGAGATCCTGCCGGCGTACCGGCGCCGCGGCCTCGGCCGTGCCGTCCTGGCCGCGCTCGGCACGTGGGGCCGCGACCTGGGCGCGACCTGGGTGTACCTCCAGGTGGCCGCCGACAACACCGGCGCGCTCGCGTTGTACGACCGGCTCGGCTTCCGGCTGGACCACCAGTACCGCTACTACGGCCCGAGCGAGTAG
- a CDS encoding flavin reductase family protein, with protein MTADHQPADQDRVGDRPDDRALAPVGEAEYRSTMARFATGVTVVTTCLDGVDHAMTASAFTSVSLSPPLVLVCVEKIARFHPAVLAAGTWAVSVLTFDAHEVASRLARRGRPLQGQLDGIPVHRGLTGAALLSAAAAWLECRTVAVHDGGDHSIVVGEVVGADAPADPAPALVYYAGGYHAVGARTDPELQV; from the coding sequence GTGACCGCTGACCATCAGCCCGCCGACCAGGACCGTGTCGGCGACCGGCCGGACGACCGGGCGCTCGCGCCCGTCGGCGAGGCCGAGTACCGCTCCACGATGGCCAGGTTCGCCACCGGGGTGACGGTCGTCACCACCTGCCTGGACGGAGTGGACCACGCGATGACCGCCAGCGCGTTCACCTCCGTCTCGCTCTCCCCGCCGCTGGTACTGGTCTGTGTCGAGAAGATCGCGAGGTTCCACCCGGCGGTGCTGGCCGCCGGCACGTGGGCCGTGTCCGTGCTGACCTTCGACGCCCACGAGGTGGCCTCCCGGCTGGCGCGCCGCGGCCGCCCGCTGCAGGGCCAGCTCGACGGGATACCGGTGCACCGCGGGCTCACCGGAGCGGCCCTCCTCTCGGCCGCCGCGGCCTGGCTGGAGTGCCGCACCGTCGCCGTGCACGACGGCGGCGACCACTCGATCGTGGTCGGTGAGGTCGTCGGCGCCGACGCCCCGGCCGACCCGGCACCGGCGCTCGTCTACTACGCCGGCGGCTATCACGCCGTCGGGGCCCGGACCGACCCCGAGCTCCAGGTCTGA
- a CDS encoding citrate synthase, giving the protein MTDQQFTLKHANGEVELPVVAASEGASGVDISALLKQTGHVTLDPGYVNTGACTSAITYIDGDAGILRYRGYPIAELAEKSNFLEVSYLLIYGELPTQAQYDDFAENVRRHTLLDEDLKRFFDGFPRDAHPMPVLSSAVSALSTFYQDNLDPADAESVEISTVRLLAKLPTIAAYAYKKTVGQPFLYPDNSLGYIENFLRMTFGLPAEPYEVDPAVAEALDLLFILHADHEQNCSTSTVRLVGSSQANLFASISSGIHALSGPRHGGANSAVLSMLEQIVAEGGDVANFVERVKSREKGVRLMGFGHRVYKNYDPRAAIVKKTADDVLDRLGKSDQLLDIAKQLEDVALNDDYFVERKLYPNVDFYTGLIYRAMGFPTQMFTVLFALGRLPGWIAQWREMVVDPANKIGRPRQVYTGERERSFVGMEQR; this is encoded by the coding sequence GTGACCGACCAACAATTCACGCTGAAGCACGCGAACGGTGAGGTCGAACTCCCGGTCGTGGCCGCGAGCGAAGGTGCTTCGGGCGTGGACATCTCGGCGCTGCTGAAGCAGACCGGGCATGTCACTCTCGACCCGGGTTATGTGAACACGGGTGCCTGCACGTCGGCCATCACCTACATCGACGGCGATGCCGGGATTCTGCGGTACCGCGGCTACCCGATCGCCGAGCTCGCCGAGAAGAGCAACTTCCTGGAGGTGTCGTACCTCCTGATCTACGGCGAACTCCCCACGCAGGCGCAGTACGACGACTTCGCCGAGAACGTCCGCCGGCACACCCTGCTGGACGAGGACCTCAAGCGGTTCTTCGACGGCTTCCCCCGCGACGCGCACCCGATGCCGGTCCTGTCCTCGGCCGTGAGCGCGCTGTCGACCTTCTACCAGGACAACCTCGACCCGGCGGACGCCGAGTCGGTGGAGATCTCCACCGTCCGCCTGCTGGCCAAGCTGCCGACCATCGCGGCGTACGCGTACAAGAAGACCGTCGGGCAGCCGTTCCTGTACCCCGACAACTCCCTCGGCTACATCGAGAACTTCCTCCGGATGACCTTCGGGCTGCCGGCCGAGCCGTACGAGGTCGACCCCGCAGTGGCCGAGGCGCTCGACCTGCTGTTCATCCTGCACGCCGACCACGAGCAGAACTGCTCCACCTCGACCGTGCGGCTGGTGGGTTCCAGCCAGGCCAACCTGTTCGCCTCGATCTCCTCCGGCATCCACGCGCTGTCCGGCCCGCGGCACGGCGGCGCCAACTCCGCCGTCCTGTCGATGCTGGAGCAGATCGTCGCCGAGGGCGGTGACGTCGCCAACTTCGTCGAGCGGGTGAAGAGCCGGGAGAAGGGCGTCCGGCTGATGGGCTTCGGGCACCGGGTCTACAAGAACTACGACCCGCGTGCGGCGATCGTGAAGAAGACCGCCGACGACGTGCTGGACCGGCTCGGCAAGTCCGACCAGCTGCTGGACATCGCCAAGCAGCTGGAGGACGTCGCGCTCAATGACGACTACTTCGTCGAGCGCAAGCTCTACCCGAACGTCGACTTCTACACCGGCCTGATCTACCGCGCCATGGGCTTCCCCACCCAGATGTTCACGGTGCTGTTCGCCCTCGGCCGACTGCCCGGCTGGATCGCCCAGTGGCGGGAGATGGTCGTCGACCCGGCGAACAAGATCGGCCGCCCCCGGCAGGTCTACACCGGCGAGCGCGAGCGGTCCTTCGTCGGGATGGAGCAGCGGTAG
- a CDS encoding prolyl oligopeptidase family serine peptidase, translating to MTTPQPRPAESAGATSAPTYPRLNARTLRFTLGAPRTFTIAPDGNRVVFLRAPSGTDRGIELWTYDVASGTEHRVADPATLLTDGQENLSPAERARRERSREGAAGIVGYACDRDVRHAAFALSSRLWLADLDSGRVRELPSVAPVVDPRPDPTGRYVAYASNAGLRLVDTQASGETPEERVLVGPEPGETTVSWGVAEFVAAEEMDRVRGYWWAPDGTSLLAERYDEAPVPQWHIANPAQPDQPPVPVRYPAAGTGNADVSLWLVDLAGERREIRWDADAYPYLVDVSWTSYGPPLLRVLSRDQKSAQVLTADLATGATTAIREDSDPAWVEIVSGTPRWLPDGRLLTTVDTGETRQLAFDGEPVTPAGLQVGAVLDLDADGVLVSATTEPTEQHVLRVGLDGTVTPLTREPGVHLGRAAGGTVLLVSQSLDHDGAVVRVLRGGAEAGRIGSRQEKPPFTPDVTLLRLGPRELRTAVLFPRDHTPGSRRLPLLLDPYGGPHAQRVRSARAAFLASQWLADQGFCVVVADGRGTPNRGPAWERQVLNDFVSTLDDQVEVVEEIARRYPDDVDPGRVAMRGWSYGGYLSALAVIARPDVFHAAVAGAPVTDWRLYDTCYTERYLGHPDEQPDVYARNSLLDSAAGLARPLLLIHGLADDNVVAAHTLRLSSALLAAGKRHTVLPLIGVTHMTPQEVVAENLLLLELDFLREALG from the coding sequence GTGACCACACCGCAGCCGCGACCCGCCGAGTCCGCGGGCGCCACCTCCGCCCCGACCTATCCCCGGCTGAACGCCCGTACCCTCCGCTTCACCCTGGGCGCGCCGCGTACGTTCACGATCGCGCCGGACGGAAACCGCGTCGTGTTCCTGCGCGCACCTTCGGGCACCGACCGGGGCATCGAGCTGTGGACCTACGACGTCGCCTCCGGCACCGAGCACCGGGTCGCCGACCCCGCGACCCTGCTCACCGACGGCCAGGAGAACCTCTCCCCGGCCGAACGCGCCCGCCGCGAGCGTTCCCGGGAGGGCGCCGCGGGCATCGTCGGGTACGCCTGCGACCGGGACGTGAGGCACGCCGCGTTCGCGCTGTCGTCCCGGCTGTGGCTGGCCGACCTCGACAGCGGCCGGGTCCGCGAGCTCCCGTCGGTGGCGCCGGTGGTCGACCCGCGCCCGGACCCGACCGGGCGCTACGTCGCGTACGCCTCCAACGCCGGCCTGCGGCTGGTGGACACCCAGGCCTCCGGCGAGACGCCGGAGGAACGCGTGCTGGTCGGCCCGGAACCTGGCGAGACGACGGTCTCCTGGGGCGTGGCGGAGTTCGTCGCGGCCGAGGAGATGGACCGCGTGCGCGGCTACTGGTGGGCGCCGGACGGCACGTCGCTGCTGGCCGAACGCTACGACGAGGCGCCGGTCCCGCAGTGGCACATCGCCAACCCTGCCCAGCCGGACCAGCCGCCGGTCCCGGTGCGCTACCCCGCCGCCGGCACCGGCAACGCCGACGTCTCGCTGTGGCTGGTCGACCTCGCCGGTGAGCGCCGCGAGATCCGCTGGGACGCCGACGCGTACCCCTACCTCGTCGACGTGAGCTGGACGTCGTACGGCCCACCCCTGCTGCGGGTGCTCAGCCGCGACCAGAAGTCCGCGCAGGTGCTGACCGCCGACCTGGCCACCGGGGCGACCACCGCCATCCGCGAGGACAGCGACCCGGCCTGGGTGGAGATCGTCTCCGGTACGCCCCGCTGGCTGCCCGACGGGCGGCTGCTCACCACGGTGGACACCGGCGAGACCCGGCAGCTCGCGTTCGACGGTGAGCCGGTGACGCCGGCCGGCCTGCAGGTGGGCGCCGTCCTCGACCTCGACGCCGACGGTGTCCTGGTCTCGGCCACCACCGAACCCACCGAGCAGCACGTGCTCCGGGTCGGTCTCGACGGCACGGTCACGCCGCTCACGCGCGAGCCGGGCGTGCACCTGGGCCGGGCGGCCGGCGGCACGGTGCTGCTGGTGTCGCAGTCGCTGGACCACGACGGGGCGGTCGTCCGGGTCCTGCGCGGTGGCGCCGAGGCCGGACGGATCGGGTCCCGGCAGGAGAAGCCGCCGTTCACCCCCGACGTCACGCTGCTGCGCCTGGGTCCCCGCGAGCTTCGTACCGCCGTGCTCTTCCCCCGCGACCACACGCCGGGCTCCCGCCGGCTGCCCCTGCTGCTGGACCCGTACGGCGGACCGCACGCGCAGCGGGTGCGCTCGGCGCGGGCGGCGTTCCTCGCCAGCCAGTGGCTCGCCGACCAGGGGTTCTGCGTCGTCGTCGCGGACGGGCGCGGCACACCCAACCGCGGGCCGGCCTGGGAACGCCAGGTGCTGAACGACTTCGTGAGCACCCTCGACGACCAGGTGGAGGTGGTCGAGGAGATCGCCCGGCGCTACCCCGACGACGTCGACCCGGGCCGGGTGGCGATGCGGGGCTGGTCCTACGGCGGCTACCTGTCCGCGCTGGCGGTGATCGCCCGACCGGACGTCTTCCACGCCGCGGTCGCGGGCGCCCCCGTCACCGACTGGCGGCTGTACGACACCTGCTACACCGAGCGCTACCTCGGCCACCCCGACGAGCAGCCCGACGTCTACGCCCGCAACAGCCTGCTCGACTCCGCCGCCGGGCTGGCGCGGCCGCTGCTGCTCATCCACGGCCTGGCCGACGACAACGTCGTGGCCGCGCACACGCTGCGGCTGTCGTCCGCGCTGCTCGCGGCCGGCAAGCGGCACACGGTGCTGCCGCTGATCGGCGTCACGCACATGACGCCGCAGGAGGTCGTGGCGGAGAACCTCCTGCTGCTGGAGCTGGACTTCCTGCGCGAGGCGCTCGGCTGA